A window of Hymenobacter aerilatus contains these coding sequences:
- a CDS encoding acyltransferase family protein, which produces MRFFFAIMVFWSHIQFFDQAMYPGYNKLYNNVLSEGYIGVGFFFILSGFILSYNYDDKIINRKISFKKFWVARIARIYPLHIAGSIMAILIIVNSVKSSADFFATPALSVSIFLSNITLLHSFIPDVKYFFSYNWVSWSISDELFFYIVFPFIIYFFVKNKLLIKFGWVLYLLIPVLIYYSGHSSYDNHKFFYINPFFRIVDFILGINLNQLFKLEIFSRLYKKKISATVLEIMSIGMFAGFMYIHEDVPQVYRYSCFYWLPMSLIIFSFAYQNGYLSSLISGYFFVLLGEMSFSFYIFHQLLVRYFVFENNLMVITENPYLLVFAILMTSLFVSYLAHKYIELPCNAYIKNRYKRSSFALPAKG; this is translated from the coding sequence TTGAGATTCTTCTTTGCTATTATGGTTTTTTGGAGTCATATACAATTTTTTGATCAAGCTATGTATCCTGGTTATAATAAACTTTATAATAACGTGCTTTCAGAAGGTTATATAGGAGTTGGGTTCTTTTTTATTTTGAGTGGATTTATACTCTCTTATAATTATGATGATAAGATAATAAATAGAAAGATATCATTTAAAAAATTTTGGGTGGCTAGGATTGCGAGAATATATCCTTTGCATATTGCTGGTAGTATAATGGCAATACTCATTATAGTAAATTCAGTAAAATCATCAGCTGATTTTTTTGCAACCCCTGCTTTATCTGTTTCGATATTTTTAAGTAATATTACTCTTCTTCATAGTTTTATTCCTGATGTAAAATATTTTTTCTCATATAACTGGGTGTCATGGAGTATATCCGATGAATTGTTTTTTTATATAGTATTTCCTTTTATAATTTATTTTTTTGTCAAAAACAAGTTATTAATAAAGTTTGGCTGGGTTTTGTATTTATTAATTCCTGTATTAATATATTATTCAGGACATTCCTCTTATGATAATCATAAGTTTTTTTATATAAATCCTTTTTTTAGAATAGTGGATTTTATACTGGGTATTAATTTGAATCAGTTATTTAAATTAGAAATATTTTCTAGGTTATATAAGAAAAAAATATCGGCAACTGTACTTGAGATAATGTCTATAGGGATGTTTGCGGGGTTTATGTATATTCATGAAGATGTGCCACAGGTTTACAGATATTCATGTTTTTATTGGTTGCCAATGTCGCTTATTATATTTTCTTTTGCATATCAAAATGGATACTTATCTTCTTTAATATCTGGGTATTTTTTTGTTTTGTTAGGAGAAATGAGCTTTAGTTTCTATATATTTCATCAATTATTAGTAAGATATTTTGTATTCGAAAATAACCTGATGGTGATAACTGAAAATCCTTATCTGTTAGTTTTTGCAATTCTTATGACAAGCTTGTTTGTTAGTTACCTTGCGCATAAATATATTGAATTGCCTTGTAATGCATATATAAAAAATAGATACAAGAGAAGTAGTTTTGCTCTGCCTGCTAAAGGATAA
- a CDS encoding phage tail tape measure protein — protein MAVDKEQRQLEIILNAQQANASIKDMAAGVALMKNQLEKMAADDPKREQLKQDFQELTQRVGEARTALRTHVETEEEAAAAAAKLAEENARLAAEQQETIRTGQLATASMKEMKAAAGLLDTQLQGLSADDPGRAAMLRDYQVLQQRIGAAAAEMRTYQKTAEELAEEERQLAAETARLNQENQQVILNGKKVTASFNEMDQAAKLLEAQLKDLSADDPGRKKMVQDYQELQDRIGLVKKELGETAEKGFTMKDALMFAGVDLGLSAAVDLVKEFGAQLAETVKEFGNLRSQINQLTGATGEELDQLTTGVAGLAKSFGKEYDEVLVASNALSKQMGISQKEALDLIEKGFVSGADVNGEFLDQLKEYPGQFKAAGFSASEFIGIVSKSQTDGIFSDKGADVVKEFGLRIREQTSSTKDAMEAAFGPEFTSELFKGLNDGSITTTDALKRVATEMDETKIPANQLQTVIADVFGGPGEDAGIDYLKSLKNVGGGIDELIDKTNPYIQRQQALIDSNKELAGVQNDLAKEFEGGSSILDRLSNQTMTVLYSMVLSLVAVFKEIFAPLQDVWNAFLELGESVGIFSKEGITARDIGEAIGAVFRALLTPTRFLITALAEGAKWFIDWAKNSEVARVAILALTFPIRAFFELLTNGPAYFAGFTAAAETAFTRIGGAIKMALRGDFEGAKAEFGKLGGDAAASFQKAFSDAMGKQAPDVPAPAPAAPGEEPTLRAAGGDGTTQKDRDDAAKAAAAEAKKRQQERDKADKDRLDATKRWVAEEGELLKGRDALLDQLDRQSMTDQEARRQAQRDKLFADADARVLKLTGTELDYTEQVTGIVEARNLALRELAAKFEEEDEKKRQDALAEQLAQNAAEEEVKLAELEVKLANGVLNEQTYQDAIYAVKKAAAERELALLQEKGGVESAEYAKATAAKLKEEAAYITKKKSLDNELVKFEMLVGAAKKVLTSEEVAFLGEAFGKKSGIYKAAIAAQKAVAIAEIGIGLSKQFAANAEAGAKISALFPPASIGLGTAYTIGANVASTVSAGIATGKVLGFRIGGATGAAGMGKEVGLQVGGNGKLVDSDGFAVAGVVHENEYVIPAWLRQDPQVIQMEQYLEARRVRGYLGGGATSGDVVPAAAAVGESQLAQLLTELLAVQRTQNARMDEWARELKVVQSLYEFDRDYGTYKKVNNESGLR, from the coding sequence GTGGCAGTAGATAAGGAACAGCGGCAGTTAGAGATTATCCTCAACGCCCAGCAGGCCAACGCCAGCATTAAAGATATGGCCGCGGGCGTCGCGCTGATGAAGAATCAGCTCGAAAAAATGGCGGCTGATGACCCCAAGCGGGAGCAGCTAAAGCAGGATTTTCAGGAACTCACGCAACGCGTAGGCGAGGCGCGAACGGCCCTGCGCACGCACGTAGAAACGGAAGAGGAAGCGGCGGCCGCGGCCGCTAAGTTGGCCGAGGAAAATGCCCGGCTAGCGGCTGAGCAGCAAGAAACCATCCGGACGGGCCAACTGGCGACGGCTTCCATGAAGGAGATGAAGGCCGCGGCCGGCCTGCTCGATACGCAGCTGCAGGGATTGTCGGCCGACGACCCCGGCCGCGCGGCCATGCTGCGCGACTACCAGGTGCTGCAGCAGCGTATCGGCGCAGCGGCTGCGGAGATGCGTACCTACCAGAAAACGGCCGAGGAGTTAGCCGAGGAGGAGCGGCAGCTGGCTGCCGAGACGGCGCGGCTCAATCAGGAAAATCAGCAAGTCATCCTGAACGGCAAGAAGGTCACGGCCTCGTTCAACGAGATGGACCAGGCCGCGAAGCTGTTGGAGGCGCAACTGAAGGACCTTTCGGCTGACGACCCCGGCCGCAAGAAGATGGTGCAGGACTACCAGGAGCTACAAGACCGCATCGGTTTGGTGAAGAAGGAACTGGGCGAAACGGCCGAGAAGGGCTTCACGATGAAGGATGCGCTGATGTTTGCCGGCGTGGATCTGGGCCTGAGTGCGGCCGTTGACCTGGTGAAAGAGTTCGGGGCGCAGCTCGCTGAAACGGTGAAGGAGTTCGGCAATCTGCGTAGTCAGATTAACCAACTGACCGGCGCCACCGGCGAGGAGCTGGACCAGCTCACCACCGGCGTGGCCGGCCTGGCGAAGTCCTTCGGCAAAGAATACGACGAGGTGCTCGTGGCCAGCAACGCGCTGAGCAAGCAGATGGGCATCTCCCAGAAGGAGGCGCTGGACCTGATTGAAAAGGGGTTTGTTTCCGGCGCCGACGTCAATGGCGAGTTCCTGGATCAGCTGAAGGAGTACCCTGGCCAGTTCAAGGCCGCCGGCTTCTCCGCCTCGGAGTTTATTGGCATCGTGAGCAAGTCGCAGACCGATGGCATTTTCTCCGATAAAGGGGCTGACGTGGTAAAAGAATTCGGCCTCCGGATACGGGAGCAGACTTCCTCCACCAAGGATGCCATGGAGGCGGCTTTCGGGCCGGAGTTTACCAGCGAGCTGTTTAAGGGCCTGAACGACGGCAGCATCACCACCACGGACGCGCTCAAGCGCGTGGCCACGGAGATGGACGAGACGAAAATCCCGGCCAACCAGCTGCAAACCGTCATTGCCGACGTATTCGGTGGCCCTGGTGAGGACGCAGGTATCGACTACCTGAAGTCACTGAAAAACGTGGGTGGGGGCATCGATGAGCTGATCGACAAGACCAACCCGTACATCCAGCGCCAGCAGGCCCTGATCGACTCAAACAAGGAGCTAGCCGGCGTGCAGAACGACCTGGCCAAGGAGTTCGAGGGGGGCAGCTCTATCCTGGACCGTCTCAGCAATCAGACCATGACGGTGCTCTACTCCATGGTGCTGAGCCTGGTGGCCGTGTTCAAGGAAATCTTCGCGCCCCTGCAGGACGTGTGGAACGCGTTTTTGGAGCTAGGGGAGTCGGTGGGCATCTTCTCGAAGGAAGGCATCACAGCCCGCGACATCGGCGAGGCGATTGGGGCCGTGTTTCGGGCGCTACTCACCCCGACCCGGTTCCTGATCACGGCGCTGGCCGAAGGGGCGAAGTGGTTTATCGACTGGGCCAAAAACTCGGAGGTGGCGCGCGTGGCCATCCTGGCGCTGACGTTTCCGATCCGCGCGTTTTTTGAGCTACTGACCAACGGGCCGGCCTACTTTGCGGGCTTCACGGCCGCCGCAGAAACGGCTTTCACGCGCATCGGTGGTGCGATTAAGATGGCACTGCGGGGCGATTTTGAAGGCGCGAAAGCGGAGTTCGGCAAACTGGGTGGCGATGCGGCTGCGTCGTTCCAAAAAGCGTTCAGCGACGCCATGGGCAAGCAGGCGCCCGATGTGCCGGCACCGGCGCCAGCAGCGCCAGGGGAGGAGCCTACTCTGCGCGCAGCGGGGGGCGATGGCACCACGCAGAAGGACCGCGACGATGCGGCGAAAGCGGCCGCTGCCGAAGCGAAAAAACGGCAACAGGAGCGCGACAAGGCCGATAAGGACCGCCTGGATGCCACCAAGCGGTGGGTAGCGGAGGAAGGCGAGTTGCTGAAGGGCCGCGACGCACTGCTCGACCAACTGGACCGCCAGAGCATGACCGACCAGGAGGCCCGGCGCCAGGCGCAGCGCGACAAATTATTTGCCGATGCCGATGCCCGCGTGCTGAAGCTCACCGGCACGGAACTGGACTACACCGAACAGGTGACTGGCATTGTGGAGGCCCGCAACCTGGCCCTGCGCGAGCTGGCGGCCAAGTTCGAAGAAGAAGATGAGAAGAAGCGCCAGGACGCGCTAGCTGAGCAGTTGGCCCAAAACGCGGCGGAAGAAGAAGTGAAGCTAGCCGAACTAGAAGTGAAGCTGGCCAACGGGGTGCTGAACGAGCAAACCTACCAGGACGCCATCTACGCGGTGAAAAAGGCGGCTGCCGAGCGGGAGCTGGCGCTGCTGCAGGAAAAAGGTGGCGTGGAGTCAGCCGAGTACGCCAAGGCCACTGCCGCCAAGCTGAAAGAAGAGGCTGCCTACATTACTAAGAAAAAGTCCCTGGATAACGAGCTGGTCAAATTCGAGATGTTGGTAGGGGCTGCCAAGAAGGTGCTCACCAGCGAGGAGGTAGCGTTTCTGGGGGAAGCCTTCGGTAAGAAGAGCGGCATTTATAAAGCCGCTATTGCCGCGCAGAAAGCTGTGGCCATTGCCGAAATCGGTATCGGGCTGAGCAAGCAGTTTGCCGCTAACGCCGAGGCTGGGGCCAAGATTTCGGCGCTGTTCCCACCGGCGTCCATTGGCCTGGGTACGGCCTATACGATTGGGGCAAACGTGGCCTCGACCGTCAGCGCTGGTATTGCCACAGGCAAAGTGCTGGGCTTCCGCATCGGTGGTGCCACCGGTGCTGCCGGCATGGGCAAGGAGGTAGGGCTGCAGGTCGGCGGCAACGGCAAGCTGGTCGACTCCGATGGTTTTGCCGTGGCCGGCGTGGTGCACGAGAACGAGTATGTCATCCCGGCCTGGCTGCGGCAGGATCCGCAAGTGATCCAGATGGAGCAGTACCTGGAGGCCCGCCGGGTGCGCGGCTACCTGGGTGGCGGCGCCACCTCGGGCGACGTAGTGCCAGCGGCCGCGGCCGTAGGGGAGAGCCAGCTCGCGCAGCTGCTCACCGAGCTACTTGCTGTGCAGCGGACCCAGAATGCCCGCATGGACGAGTGGGCACGTGAGCTGAAGGTAGTGCAGAGCCTCTACGAGTTTGACCGGGACTACGGTACCTATAAGAAGGTGAACAACGAGAGCGGCCTGCGCTAA
- a CDS encoding recombinase family protein has product MRVALYARVSTGDKDQDPENQLIVLRREAQRAGDIIYKEYIDQESGRKSSRKAFLEMMRDAQKRHFELVRVWDLSRFSREGIEKVFEHTSFLEQCGVAFWSYSEPLLNTVGPMRELMKAMVAWAAGYYSQRLSENVRAGLARKRLKAEEKGEEYTHGRRAVAPALVAQIQELQAQGLSVRKISREVAMPVGTVHKYLKKELSE; this is encoded by the coding sequence GTGCGAGTAGCTCTATACGCCCGCGTGTCTACTGGCGACAAAGATCAGGATCCAGAAAACCAGTTGATTGTACTACGGCGTGAGGCCCAGCGCGCCGGCGACATAATCTATAAAGAGTACATCGATCAAGAGTCCGGGCGTAAGAGCAGCCGGAAGGCTTTCCTGGAAATGATGCGTGATGCACAAAAGCGGCACTTCGAGCTGGTGCGCGTCTGGGACCTGAGCCGCTTCAGCCGCGAGGGTATCGAGAAGGTGTTCGAGCACACGTCTTTTCTGGAACAGTGCGGAGTAGCCTTCTGGAGCTACTCGGAGCCCCTGCTCAATACAGTTGGGCCAATGCGCGAGTTGATGAAAGCCATGGTGGCCTGGGCTGCCGGCTACTACTCGCAGCGCCTGAGCGAAAACGTACGGGCGGGCCTGGCTAGGAAGCGGCTCAAGGCCGAGGAGAAAGGGGAGGAGTACACCCACGGCCGCCGAGCAGTGGCGCCGGCACTCGTCGCCCAGATACAGGAGTTGCAGGCGCAGGGGCTGAGCGTCCGGAAGATCAGCAGGGAGGTGGCCATGCCGGTGGGTACCGTGCACAAGTACCTGAAGAAGGAGTTATCCGAGTAG
- a CDS encoding DUF6056 family protein → MGGCACCLLLLGVVAKLHLPQNKVSRLICWVIAIILALLTPGFSEMINCFILALVIVLLPQIRSRSLQRPWIGLLTIAVVAAAVATLAPGNFVRSASYQHVDLLHSVVLSAASLGYSFIGWFSSGILILLTLLVLPALQRLVNDPALPITRFTRIVWFWPLWMLLGLAFCYLFSYLAIDGPPPSRARNLIMPLLIIGWFMSIAGILSYLLRRGATPLQRLPTYVRLGMSLLVLLLVLSDQNITLKRSRIGQPTNSVTQAYRDWLSGDAAQYNREEEARYTLIRQTLADSVVIPPLSVQPVTLVWWDISENPAMWGNRAYADYFHKKAIWVKL, encoded by the coding sequence ATGGGTGGTTGCGCGTGTTGCTTACTGCTGCTAGGTGTGGTCGCTAAACTTCATCTGCCTCAAAATAAAGTTAGTCGTTTGATATGTTGGGTAATAGCCATCATACTGGCGTTACTAACCCCCGGCTTCTCAGAGATGATTAACTGCTTCATTCTTGCCTTAGTGATTGTTTTGTTACCTCAGATCAGAAGTCGCAGCTTACAGAGGCCATGGATAGGGCTGCTAACAATAGCTGTTGTGGCGGCAGCAGTAGCAACGTTGGCACCTGGCAATTTTGTTAGAAGTGCTAGTTATCAGCATGTGGACCTACTGCATAGTGTGGTGCTCTCTGCCGCATCGCTCGGCTATAGTTTTATAGGGTGGTTTAGCAGTGGCATACTCATCTTACTGACGCTGCTTGTGCTACCGGCACTTCAGCGGTTAGTCAATGATCCAGCCCTTCCAATTACACGCTTCACTCGAATAGTCTGGTTTTGGCCTTTATGGATGTTATTAGGACTGGCTTTTTGCTACCTGTTTAGTTATTTAGCTATAGATGGTCCGCCACCATCCAGAGCAAGGAATCTCATAATGCCATTACTTATAATAGGCTGGTTTATGTCAATTGCTGGTATTCTCTCTTATTTGCTGCGTCGGGGTGCCACGCCTTTGCAACGGCTGCCTACTTATGTACGTCTAGGAATGAGTTTATTGGTACTATTACTAGTTTTGTCAGATCAGAACATTACTTTAAAAAGGAGTCGAATAGGGCAACCTACTAATAGTGTCACGCAGGCATACCGTGACTGGCTCAGCGGGGATGCAGCACAATACAATCGAGAAGAAGAAGCCCGATATACGCTTATCAGGCAGACATTAGCGGATTCCGTAGTCATACCTCCATTAAGTGTTCAGCCTGTTACCTTGGTGTGGTGGGACATCTCTGAAAATCCTGCCATGTGGGGCAACCGGGCTTATGCTGATTACTTTCATAAAAAGGCTATTTGGGTAAAGCTCTGA